The genomic region CAGCGAGCCCTGATAACTGACTATCAGCGGTTGGTCATTGGCGATCAGTTCGCCGCCCAGGGTCAGCAGGAACAGGCCGATAAACAACCACAACGACCACCAGCCCCGGCGGTTTTTCTTGAAGCGTTCGAGGCGGCGACGGCCCAGCGGCGAAAGCTTGAACATCAGGCGTTCCTCGCGGCGAAGTCGATACGCGGGTCGACCAGGGTGTAGCAGAGGTCACCAACGATTTTTATCAGCAGGCCGAACAAGGTGAAGATAAACAGCGAACCGAATACCACGGGATAGTCCCGCGATACCGCGGCTTCGTAGCTCATGCGACCCAGGCCATCGAGAGAGAAAATCACTTCGATCAGCAGCGAACCGGCGAAGAAAACGCTGATAAAGGCCTGTGGAATTCCCGACACCACCAGCAGCATGGCGTTGCGAAACACATGCCCATAAAGCACCCGCCGTTCGCTCAAGCCCTTGGCCCGGGCGGTGACCACGTACTGGCGCGTAATTTCATTGAGGAAGGAGTTTTTGGTGAGGATGGTCAGGGTCGCAAAGCCGCCGACCACCAGCGCCGTCACCGGTAGTACCAGGTGCCAGAAGTAATCGGCGATTTTGCCCACCGTCGACAGTGAGTCGAAGTTGTCCGAGACCAGGCCGCGCACCGGAAACCAGTTCAACGAAGTGCCGCCGGCGAAGACCACGATCAGGAACATCGCGAACAGGAACGCCGGCATTGCGTAACCGATGATGATCGCGGTGCTGCTCCAGATATCGAAATGGCTGCCGTGGTGCACGGCTTTGCGGATGCCCAGAGGAATCGACACCAAATAGGTGATCAGCGTCGCCCAGAGCCCCAGGGAAATGGTCACCGGCATTTTATCCAGGATCAGGTCGGTGACGGTGGCACCGCGAAAAAAGCTCTTGCCGAAGTCGAGGTGGGCATAGCTCTTGAGCATCAGCCACAAGCGTTCCGGCGCTGGCTTGTCAAAGCCGTATTGCTTTTCGATCTCCTTGATCAGCTGCGGATCAAGCCCACGGCTGGCCCGAGAGCTCCCGTGCATGGTCTCGCTGGAACCGCCGCC from Pseudomonas sp. GGS8 harbors:
- a CDS encoding microcin C ABC transporter permease YejB, with protein sequence MWAYVLRRLLLIIPTLVIILLVNFAIVQAAPGGPVEQAIAHLQGIGGASVGGGSSETMHGSSRASRGLDPQLIKEIEKQYGFDKPAPERLWLMLKSYAHLDFGKSFFRGATVTDLILDKMPVTISLGLWATLITYLVSIPLGIRKAVHHGSHFDIWSSTAIIIGYAMPAFLFAMFLIVVFAGGTSLNWFPVRGLVSDNFDSLSTVGKIADYFWHLVLPVTALVVGGFATLTILTKNSFLNEITRQYVVTARAKGLSERRVLYGHVFRNAMLLVVSGIPQAFISVFFAGSLLIEVIFSLDGLGRMSYEAAVSRDYPVVFGSLFIFTLFGLLIKIVGDLCYTLVDPRIDFAARNA